One stretch of Schlesneria sp. DSM 10557 DNA includes these proteins:
- the hemB gene encoding porphobilinogen synthase — MSFHGSPGPVQFPQTRMRRPRRFDWSRRMVRENQVTVDDLIWPVFVQSGKNQRTPIASMPGVERLSIDLLVDAVSRAADLGIPAIALFPATEPELKNEEATEAVNPDNLVCRAVRAIKERNLNLGIVCDVALDPYTSHGQDGLVRDGYVVNDETLEMLCRQATVQAQAGCDIIAPSDMMDGRIGAVRKALDKAGFDHVQIMAYAAKYASAFYGPFRDAVGSATSLGQGDKRTYQMDPANGDEALREVALDISEGADMVMVKPGMPYLDIVQRIKASFGVPTFAYQVSGEYAMIAAASQNGWLDRSKAMLESLLAFKRAGADGVLTYFAVEVAEGLRSPSRS, encoded by the coding sequence ATGAGTTTCCATGGAAGTCCAGGCCCGGTTCAGTTTCCTCAGACTCGCATGCGACGCCCGCGCCGATTTGACTGGTCCCGCCGAATGGTGAGAGAGAACCAGGTCACCGTCGATGACCTGATCTGGCCCGTCTTTGTTCAGTCGGGAAAAAATCAGCGTACGCCCATCGCATCCATGCCGGGTGTCGAACGGCTGTCGATCGACCTTCTCGTAGATGCCGTCTCTCGCGCAGCAGACCTGGGAATTCCCGCCATCGCACTCTTCCCTGCGACCGAGCCCGAACTCAAAAACGAAGAAGCGACCGAAGCGGTCAATCCCGACAATCTCGTCTGCCGCGCAGTCCGCGCGATCAAAGAGCGAAACCTGAATCTGGGCATCGTCTGCGACGTGGCGCTCGATCCGTATACGTCACATGGTCAGGACGGTCTGGTGCGAGATGGCTATGTCGTCAACGACGAGACTCTGGAGATGCTTTGCCGGCAGGCGACCGTTCAAGCACAGGCTGGCTGCGATATCATCGCCCCGTCGGACATGATGGATGGCCGCATCGGTGCCGTTCGGAAAGCGCTCGACAAGGCTGGCTTTGATCACGTGCAGATCATGGCTTATGCGGCAAAGTATGCCTCCGCATTCTACGGCCCGTTCCGCGACGCCGTCGGCTCGGCGACCAGCCTGGGACAGGGGGACAAGCGAACGTATCAGATGGATCCTGCAAACGGCGATGAAGCACTTCGGGAAGTGGCACTCGACATTTCCGAAGGCGCCGACATGGTGATGGTGAAGCCGGGGATGCCGTATCTGGATATCGTTCAACGGATCAAAGCCAGCTTTGGTGTCCCCACGTTTGCATATCAGGTGAGCGGCGAATATGCGATGATTGCGGCGGCTTCACAGAACGGCTGGCTCGATCGCTCGAAGGCCATGCTGGAAAGCCTGCTGGCGTTCAAACGGGCCGGAGCGGACGGAGTGCTGACGTATTTCGCCGTCGAAGTCGCGGAGGGACTGAGGTCCCCGTCAAGGTCATAA
- the rfbD gene encoding dTDP-4-dehydrorhamnose reductase — translation MMRVAVIGARGQLGSDLVARLGAQAIPLGHADIDISDAASVTSVLDRERANAVINCAAYNFVDKAETEREAAMLTNRRGPGLLADYCREHDLKLVHVGTDYVYDGRTGNRPWKEEDEPLPISTYAASKYAGEQLVRAHCPRHFVVRTCGLYGRNAMHGKGNFVETMLRLGRERPELKVVEDQRCTPTATANLASAILDLVKTEEYGLYHATNAGSCSWYEFAKEIMRQSHLPTNVIPITTADYGARARRPHYSVLDCSKLERVLGWNMPTWQEALATYLIERQRPI, via the coding sequence ATGATGCGAGTGGCGGTTATTGGGGCCAGGGGGCAATTAGGAAGCGATCTGGTTGCTCGCCTGGGAGCGCAAGCGATCCCGCTGGGGCACGCCGATATCGACATCTCGGATGCGGCGAGCGTCACCAGCGTCCTGGACCGCGAACGTGCCAACGCTGTGATTAACTGCGCGGCTTACAACTTCGTCGACAAGGCAGAAACCGAACGGGAAGCGGCCATGTTGACCAACCGTCGCGGCCCCGGACTGCTCGCCGACTATTGCCGTGAGCACGACCTGAAACTGGTCCATGTCGGAACGGACTATGTCTATGACGGCCGCACGGGGAACCGCCCCTGGAAAGAAGAAGACGAGCCGCTGCCGATCAGCACCTATGCTGCCAGCAAATATGCAGGCGAACAGCTTGTCAGAGCACACTGCCCCCGGCACTTCGTCGTCAGGACCTGCGGTCTTTACGGGCGAAACGCCATGCACGGCAAAGGGAACTTCGTCGAAACGATGCTGCGACTGGGACGGGAACGTCCCGAGTTGAAAGTGGTCGAGGACCAGCGCTGCACCCCGACCGCAACCGCCAATCTCGCTTCCGCCATCCTTGACCTGGTCAAAACAGAAGAGTACGGCCTTTATCACGCGACGAATGCAGGGAGTTGCTCATGGTACGAATTTGCCAAAGAGATCATGCGACAATCGCACCTTCCGACGAACGTCATTCCGATTACCACGGCGGACTACGGTGCACGGGCACGACGTCCCCACTACAGCGTACTGGATTGCTCAAAACTGGAGCGGGTCCTGGGCTGGAACATGCCTACATGGCAGGAAGCATTAGCCACCTATCTCATCGAGCGTCAACGCCCCATCTGA
- a CDS encoding glutathione peroxidase, translating to MRLLALTFFAAVAVAMTSAPAQAEEKGSKVLNHKMKSIDGKEVNLAEKYKGKVLLVVNVASACGATPQYKQLEALQDKYHEKGLEVVGFPCNQFGAQEPGTEEEIVKFCKSKYDVSFDLFSKIDVNGEDAAPLYKQLTAKDGPIKWNFEKFVIGRNGEIVARFPTATKPDAPEVVKTLEAELAKAAK from the coding sequence ATGAGACTGCTCGCCCTGACGTTTTTTGCCGCTGTCGCTGTCGCAATGACTTCGGCCCCGGCCCAGGCCGAAGAAAAGGGTTCTAAAGTGCTCAACCACAAGATGAAGTCGATCGACGGCAAAGAAGTCAACCTTGCTGAAAAGTACAAGGGGAAAGTTCTGCTGGTCGTTAACGTCGCCAGTGCCTGTGGTGCCACTCCTCAGTACAAGCAACTCGAAGCCCTCCAGGACAAATACCACGAAAAGGGTTTGGAAGTTGTCGGCTTCCCCTGCAACCAGTTCGGCGCTCAGGAACCGGGGACGGAAGAAGAGATCGTCAAATTCTGTAAGTCGAAGTATGACGTCTCGTTCGACCTCTTTTCCAAGATTGACGTCAACGGCGAAGACGCCGCACCGCTCTACAAGCAACTGACCGCCAAAGATGGTCCGATCAAGTGGAACTTCGAAAAGTTCGTCATCGGCCGCAATGGTGAGATCGTTGCCCGGTTCCCCACCGCCACCAAGCCAGACGCTCCCGAAGTGGTCAAAACCCTGGAAGCGGAACTCGCCAAAGCCGCCAAGTAG
- a CDS encoding aldehyde dehydrogenase family protein: protein MDAIQTVLGRLGLNQNLSAIGIGNCNRAGSAGPVSSRSPIDGTILGTLQAASADDVTPVLEAATDAFRRWRVIPAPARGEFVRRVGNRFRELKPDLAAVITWEAGKITQEALGEVQEVIDICDFAAGLSRQLYGLTIASERPLHRLAEQWHPLGPVGVITAFNFPMAVWAWNAALAWVCGDPVIWKPSEKTPLCALACQAVVASVLQEMSDIPPAVSSVIVGMRDVGERLADAAEIPLVSATGSTAMGRAVAQRVAARLGRSLLELGGNNGMIVTPSADLELTLRAIVFSAVGTCGQRCTTLRRLIVHEDLADKVIDRLVPIYDRLPIGNPAQPGTLVGPLIDEAAWHAMEAALQRASAEGATVHGGRRLKENVPQGGTYVQPAIASFPLRGSAATSLPGTPTRSIVHEETFAPILYVQRYRTFDEAIELHNSVPQGLASSIMTTDMREAEAFCSAAGSDCGIVNVNVGPSGAEIGGAFGGEKATGGGRESGSDSWKNYMRRATNTINYSTQLPLAQGIQFDV, encoded by the coding sequence ATGGACGCTATTCAGACGGTGCTGGGGCGGCTGGGACTGAATCAAAACCTGTCCGCCATCGGGATCGGCAACTGCAATCGTGCAGGATCTGCAGGCCCTGTCTCGAGCCGCTCTCCCATTGATGGAACCATCCTGGGAACTCTGCAGGCCGCTTCCGCCGATGACGTGACCCCGGTTCTCGAAGCTGCGACGGATGCGTTCCGCCGCTGGCGAGTGATCCCCGCCCCGGCCAGGGGCGAGTTCGTTCGTCGTGTCGGAAATCGATTTCGCGAACTGAAACCCGATCTCGCTGCCGTGATCACCTGGGAAGCGGGGAAGATCACTCAGGAAGCCCTGGGCGAGGTGCAGGAAGTCATCGACATCTGTGATTTTGCCGCAGGACTGAGTCGTCAGCTCTATGGTCTGACAATCGCCAGCGAACGTCCCCTGCACCGACTCGCCGAGCAATGGCATCCCTTGGGGCCTGTCGGTGTGATCACCGCATTCAACTTCCCGATGGCCGTCTGGGCCTGGAACGCGGCACTCGCCTGGGTCTGTGGTGATCCCGTCATCTGGAAACCCTCGGAAAAGACACCCCTGTGTGCGCTCGCCTGTCAGGCAGTTGTCGCTTCGGTACTTCAGGAAATGTCCGATATCCCCCCTGCGGTCTCTTCAGTCATCGTGGGAATGAGAGACGTCGGCGAGCGACTGGCGGACGCTGCTGAGATCCCACTGGTGTCGGCGACGGGTTCTACGGCGATGGGGCGTGCTGTCGCGCAGCGGGTGGCGGCGAGGCTGGGCCGCTCATTGCTGGAACTGGGGGGGAACAACGGGATGATCGTCACCCCCAGCGCCGATCTGGAGCTGACGCTTCGTGCCATTGTCTTTTCTGCCGTCGGAACCTGTGGACAACGCTGCACGACGCTGCGGAGATTGATTGTCCATGAGGACCTCGCTGACAAGGTCATTGACCGTCTGGTCCCCATTTACGACCGTCTTCCGATTGGAAATCCCGCCCAACCTGGCACACTCGTCGGCCCCCTGATCGACGAAGCAGCGTGGCACGCGATGGAAGCCGCACTCCAACGAGCTTCCGCCGAAGGAGCGACTGTGCATGGGGGACGGCGCCTGAAAGAGAATGTTCCTCAGGGGGGAACTTACGTGCAACCTGCGATTGCCAGCTTCCCTCTCCGGGGTTCCGCGGCGACTTCACTCCCCGGCACGCCGACCAGAAGTATCGTTCACGAAGAAACGTTTGCTCCCATCCTTTACGTGCAACGATATCGGACCTTTGACGAGGCAATCGAGCTTCATAACAGCGTTCCCCAGGGACTGGCCTCGTCCATCATGACAACGGACATGCGCGAGGCGGAAGCATTCTGTTCGGCTGCCGGATCTGATTGTGGAATCGTCAACGTCAATGTCGGCCCCAGTGGGGCGGAAATTGGCGGAGCCTTTGGAGGCGAGAAGGCAACGGGTGGCGGGCGCGAGTCCGGCTCCGATAGTTGGAAAAACTACATGCGCCGGGCGACCAACACGATTAACTACTCAACACAGCTCCCGCTTGCTCAGGGAATTCAGTTCGACGTATGA
- the gcvPA gene encoding aminomethyl-transferring glycine dehydrogenase subunit GcvPA — protein sequence MSYLFCTPDEQQQMLDRIGVDSLQTLIDQIPAELQLRGPLNLPPALTELELEQHLARLASRNIGASARACFMGGGAYDHYIPSVVDEIASRGEFYTAYTPYQAEASQGTLQAFFEFQSMIAQLTGLDVANSSLYDGGSGVAEAALMAMRCTNRTGRIVVAGSLNPEYVETLKTYLVNKTTELVVVPTPGGSVDLDQLEKEINDQTACVIIQQPNFFGCLEDLEAVGKLAHQSGALFVVSFDPLSLGILKRPGDVGADIAVAEGQSLGIPLQFGGPFLGILACRQQFVRKMPGRLIGQTVDRTGKRCFFLNLQAREQHIRRAGAMSNICTNQGLMALRATVYLSLLGPHGLKEVAELSCRKAHYAADRLKVIDGCELLFGRPFFKEFVLKYKHSADVAIRKAASANIDIGPALSRISGLDWIPEADRDNCLLVAVTESRTKEEIDRLVTALAGN from the coding sequence GTGTCTTACCTGTTTTGTACACCCGACGAGCAACAGCAGATGCTCGATCGGATCGGTGTTGATTCCCTGCAAACTCTGATCGATCAAATTCCCGCAGAGCTGCAGCTTCGCGGGCCGCTGAACCTGCCGCCTGCCCTGACGGAACTGGAGCTGGAACAGCATCTCGCCCGGTTGGCATCGCGTAATATCGGCGCTTCAGCGCGAGCCTGCTTCATGGGTGGTGGGGCATACGATCACTACATCCCGAGTGTCGTCGATGAGATCGCGTCACGGGGGGAATTCTATACGGCTTACACGCCCTACCAGGCGGAAGCGAGTCAGGGAACGCTACAGGCGTTCTTCGAATTCCAGTCAATGATTGCGCAGTTGACTGGTTTGGACGTTGCGAACTCCAGTCTCTACGACGGTGGAAGCGGTGTTGCCGAAGCGGCCCTGATGGCGATGCGATGCACGAATCGAACCGGCCGAATCGTCGTCGCCGGATCCTTGAATCCGGAATACGTCGAAACGCTGAAGACGTACCTTGTCAACAAGACGACCGAACTGGTTGTCGTTCCGACACCGGGCGGCTCTGTCGATCTGGATCAGTTGGAAAAAGAAATCAACGACCAGACGGCCTGCGTCATCATTCAGCAGCCGAACTTCTTTGGCTGCCTTGAAGATCTGGAAGCTGTCGGAAAGCTGGCTCACCAGTCAGGCGCCCTGTTCGTGGTTTCGTTCGACCCCCTCAGTCTTGGAATTCTGAAGCGTCCCGGAGATGTGGGGGCCGACATTGCAGTCGCCGAAGGCCAGTCGCTCGGAATCCCGCTGCAGTTTGGGGGGCCCTTCCTGGGAATTCTGGCCTGTCGTCAGCAGTTTGTCCGGAAGATGCCGGGACGATTGATCGGACAGACCGTTGATCGAACTGGCAAGCGGTGCTTCTTCCTGAATCTGCAGGCTCGTGAGCAGCACATCCGCCGCGCCGGTGCGATGAGCAACATCTGCACGAACCAGGGACTCATGGCATTGCGAGCAACCGTCTATCTCTCGTTGCTGGGGCCGCACGGTTTGAAGGAAGTCGCAGAACTCAGTTGTCGCAAAGCTCACTATGCGGCCGATCGGCTTAAGGTGATCGACGGATGTGAGCTGCTGTTTGGTCGGCCATTCTTCAAAGAATTTGTGCTGAAGTATAAACACAGCGCCGACGTGGCAATTCGTAAGGCCGCCAGCGCGAACATTGATATCGGTCCAGCACTGAGTCGCATTTCAGGCCTGGACTGGATTCCCGAGGCAGATCGTGACAACTGCCTGCTGGTCGCAGTTACCGAGTCGCGAACGAAGGAAGAGATTGATCGACTGGTCACGGCACTCGCCGGGAACTAG
- the gcvH gene encoding glycine cleavage system protein GcvH has protein sequence MSPEQLKYSTTHEWVAIEGDIATIGITDFAAQLLSDLVFADLPAVGKKLVQGQPFGEVESVKAVSDLYSPVTGEVIATNERLTERTGADGKALSAELDLLTNSPFEEGWMIKAKVANPAELASLLDQSQYKSHCEQSGH, from the coding sequence ATGAGTCCCGAACAATTGAAGTATTCCACGACTCACGAATGGGTCGCGATCGAAGGTGATATCGCTACGATCGGTATCACCGACTTTGCTGCCCAGTTGCTGAGCGACCTGGTCTTTGCTGATCTTCCTGCGGTCGGCAAGAAGCTGGTTCAGGGACAGCCGTTCGGCGAAGTCGAAAGCGTCAAGGCGGTGAGTGACCTTTATTCTCCCGTGACGGGGGAAGTGATTGCAACGAACGAGCGGCTGACGGAACGGACTGGTGCCGACGGCAAGGCGCTCTCTGCCGAACTGGATCTGCTGACCAACAGCCCGTTTGAAGAAGGCTGGATGATCAAGGCAAAAGTCGCAAATCCCGCAGAGCTGGCGTCGTTGCTCGATCAGTCTCAATACAAGTCACACTGCGAGCAATCGGGTCATTGA